The Candidatus Deferrimicrobiaceae bacterium genome window below encodes:
- the mobB gene encoding molybdopterin-guanine dinucleotide biosynthesis protein B gives MSGEGFRPPVLCFVGRKNSGKTTLMEKVIAGLKAAGHRVAAVKHDAHRFEIDHPGKDSYRFSAAGADITVISSREKTAVVLHHREEIPFESILSRFVEGVDIILAEGYKASRFPKIEVHRKATGEPLIDPPPPGLIAVATDERVESSVPQFDIRDPDAVVRFIKTVFLGGA, from the coding sequence CCCCGTCCTGTGCTTCGTCGGGCGGAAAAACTCGGGAAAGACGACCCTCATGGAGAAGGTCATCGCGGGCCTGAAAGCGGCCGGGCACCGGGTGGCCGCCGTCAAGCACGATGCGCACCGCTTCGAGATCGACCACCCCGGGAAAGACAGTTACCGGTTTTCCGCCGCGGGGGCGGATATCACGGTGATCTCCTCCCGGGAAAAGACGGCGGTCGTCCTGCATCACCGGGAAGAGATCCCCTTCGAGTCGATCCTTTCGCGGTTCGTCGAGGGGGTGGACATCATCCTTGCGGAGGGGTACAAGGCCTCCCGGTTTCCCAAGATCGAGGTCCACCGGAAAGCCACCGGGGAACCCCTGATCGATCCGCCGCCTCCGGGGTTGATCGCCGTGGCCACGGACGAGCGGGTGGAAAGTTCGGTGCCTCAGTTTGACATCCGCGATCCCGATGCCGTCGTCCGGTTCATAAAAACCGTTTTTCTCGGGGGAGCATGA